CCAATCACTACAATATGCGTTTCTCAACGTTCAATTTTATTTCTTTTACAAAATCAGCCGTAGCATCTCGATATATTCCAGTTTTAGGTTAGCCTTAACTATTTCCAATTCTTTTTCGAGAGGCTACCATATTATATCTCATGCATTCATCTATATAATAAAAAAAGGTTTTTCTTAACTTTATCATCAATTTATTAAAAAACCCCCTTCCTTTGATTGGAAGATTGACCTCTAGATATCATCACCCCAACAATTATTATCATAATAATATTCATAGCTGAAACTATAACGCTTCCTTCAATTTTAGCTATTCCCCCTGTAAGTAATTTGCTTCCTGTAAAGGTACAATTCCAAAGATTTGGATAATCGTCTGCTAATGAAACCCCACCTAGATATAGACACCCAACGGCATTCCAAATAAAATGTACAATAATTGGTGCTATTAAAGTTTTGGTATAAATCAACAATAGTGATACAAAAATACTCATAGTTAAAACATTTAATACAGCTACAATTCCAACTTCAAAAGCTCCTCCATGTAATGCTGTAAATATAAGAGTGCTTACAATAGTTGCAACTATGCTATTATAGTTAGATTTGAAAATCTGAAAAATATACCCTCTTATTAAATATTCTTGCATTACAACATTTATAAAAGCTGCAATGAGCCATACCCACATATAGTTTACAACATTTTTACTATCAAATTGTATTACTCCTAAATATCTTAAAATAAATATAGTTATCCCAAGCCAAATAGCCCCTAAAAGTATGCCTAAAATAAAATCTCTAAAAGGTTGTCCAATTAATTGTATATGAACTCTCCCCTTTTCAATTCCTTTTTCAAATATTAATGTAACAATTATAGTCACGATAAGTGGCACTAGTTCCCACCATAGCCTAGTTACAGCTGGGTTTCCATAAATGAACTGTGGTTCATATAAAAAATCCATAGAAGCAAGAATAGCCCATAAAATAAAAAATCCAAGTGCCTTTCCTATTGTTATTAATAATTTTTTCATTTCTGCACCTCACAAAATATGATTTACTCTATAAATTAACTGCACAATATAGCTTGTTTTGTACTGTTGCATATAATATAAATGCTATATACTACCAACAGGAGTTTCCAAAACTATATTGGATTACATCAATACAATAACTACTTACAATGCCGTTATATAAAGATATAATTAGCCACATATCGTCTATATAGTCAACACCTAAATATAAACAAGAGTATTTTCAGGTTCAAAATATGTTCTGCTTATCTTAAAAGATGTTTTAGTGTTTGCATAGGTTTCTTCTTCACCGAGCAAAGAAATAACTTCCTCTTCTGCCATTCTAACAAGTTTATGTTTTTTCAGTAAATTTCGACAAAAGTCGGAAGATACCGGGTACCTTTGCGAGGGGGAAAGCTTTTTTCCCATACATTATTATTTCCCATAGTTTATCATCCTTTCTTAATATTTAGTTCCATATAACCATTGAATTACCTTAAAGGTTTTTATAAATTCATGCTCAACTAGTTCTATGCATTGGTTATTCTGAGAAATGTTCTAACCGATCAGGCGAATAAGCATTTGTCCAATGATAAGGTTGCAATTCTTCCAATAGCACAAACTTAATAGTGTTATCATTTGTAGTAACCCCTACCTTTACATTTGTACCCCAAAACCGCAATCTTTCTTGGCATACACCACAAGGAGAAAGCACTTTAAATGGACTTTTTTCATCATCTCGAACTACACATAAGCAATGGGTTACTCTCACATTATATTTATGTGCTTAACACATTGCTCCTACTTCAATACATAAATCCACACTACTTTTTGCTGTTTCAATTGAAACACTAGTAAAATACTGGTCATCTTCTGAATGTATAACTGCAGCCCCTCCCCAACCTTTAGGATATCTTTTTTTAATAAATAATGGGAATAAATGCCAAAAACAAACCAACTATTCTTTTCATAGTAATCCCCCTTTACTTACTTGTGTTTAATCACCAAAAAAATGGCTATGGCATAAGATGAAACTGCAAGTAAACCGATAAGTACATATGCGAAGTTAAACACAAAATTATTATTAATGACAAACAAAAGCAATGTTATACTCCACAAAACTCCTAATATAAGCCAAAAGCTTGGTGAATGATTAATTTTGAACATATGCCGTAACGCCTCCCTATATCAAAAGGACATGAGCAACCTTAATCAAATTAACTCATGTCCTTTTGATAGAATTTTGATTTTACATCTCCATAATTGGGAAATATATCTCATTCGTGTTTGAACATGGTTAATCCGTAGCACATAAAAACGATTCATGATAATCTCCTCCCATCTGTATCATGTGACATATGCACATTTGTTTATATTTATTGTATCAAAATAAATACAATTATTCAAGACGCTTTTAAATCAAGCTATTTTTTCATCCATCTGTAATATCTGGAAACCATGCTGTTTTGCATATTTCCTTGCAGCTGCACGGCGTTCCTCACTGTAAGGCGGTACAAGACGGATAGACAGCCTTGACTTGTCCATGACATAAGTGACCCCGCCCTCCATGTTCTGGCACTTCAACCGGCATAGGGTAGGATATTTTCTACTAAACTCT
This genomic interval from Xylanivirga thermophila contains the following:
- a CDS encoding CPBP family intramembrane glutamic endopeptidase, with translation MKKLLITIGKALGFFILWAILASMDFLYEPQFIYGNPAVTRLWWELVPLIVTIIVTLIFEKGIEKGRVHIQLIGQPFRDFILGILLGAIWLGITIFILRYLGVIQFDSKNVVNYMWVWLIAAFINVVMQEYLIRGYIFQIFKSNYNSIVATIVSTLIFTALHGGAFEVGIVAVLNVLTMSIFVSLLLIYTKTLIAPIIVHFIWNAVGCLYLGGVSLADDYPNLWNCTFTGSKLLTGGIAKIEGSVIVSAMNIIMIIIVGVMISRGQSSNQRKGVF
- a CDS encoding molecular chaperone, whose translation is MGKLSKYEKETIVNFNEKESEATIYTHNADLKRRLAEFSRKYPTLCRLKCQNMEGGVTYVMDKSRLSIRLVPPYSEERRAAARKYAKQHGFQILQMDEKIA